A window from Macaca thibetana thibetana isolate TM-01 chromosome 7, ASM2454274v1, whole genome shotgun sequence encodes these proteins:
- the LOXL1 gene encoding lysyl oxidase homolog 1 → MALARGSQQLGALVWGACLCVMVHGQQAQPGQGSDPGRWRQLIQWENNGQVYSLLNSGSEYVPAGPQRSESSSRVLLAGAPQAQQRRSHGSPRRRQAPSLPLPGRVGSDTVRGQARHPFGFGQVPDNWREVAVGDSTGMARARTSVSQQRHGGSASSVSASAFASAYRQPPSYPQQFPYPQAPFVSQYENYDPASRTYDQGFVYYRPAGGGMGAGAAAVASAGVIYPYQPRARYEEYGGGEELPEYPPQGFYPAPERPYVPPPPPPPPPDGLDRRYSHSLYSEGTTGFEQAYPDPGPEAPQAYGGDPRLGWYPPYANPPPEAYGPPRALEPPYLPVRSSDAPPLGGERNGAQQGRLSVGSVYRPNQNGRGLPDLVPDPNYVQASTYVQRAHLYSLRCAAEEKCLASTAYAPEATDYDVRVLLRFPQRVKNQGTADFLPNRPRHTWEWHSCHQHYHSMDEFSHYDLLDAATGKKVAEGHKASFCLEDSTCDFGNLKRYACTSHTQGLSPGCYDTYNADIDCQWIDITDVQPGNYILKVHVNPKYIVLESDFTNNVVRCNIHYTGRYVSTTNCKIVQS, encoded by the exons ATGGCTCTGGCCCGAGGCAGCCAGCAGCTGGGGGCCCTGGTGTGGGGCGCCTGCCTGTGCGTGATGGTGCACGGGCAGCAGGCGCAGCCCGGGCAGGGCTCGGACCCCGGGCGCTGGCGGCAGCTGATCCAGTGGGAGAACAACGGGCAGGTGTACAGCTTGCTCAACTCAGGTTCAGAGTACGTGCCGGCCGGGCCTCAGCGCTCCGAGAGTAGCTCCCGGGTGCTGCTGGCCGGCGCGCCCCAGGCCCAGCAGCGACGCAGCCACGGGAGCCCCCGGCGTCGGCAGGCGCCGTCCCTGCCCCTGCCGGGGCGCGTGGGCTCGGACACCGTGCGCGGCCAGGCGCGGCACCCATTTGGCTTCGGCCAGGTGCCCGACAACTGGCGCGAGGTGGCCGTCGGGGACAGCACGGGCATGGCCCGGGCCCGCACCTCCGTCTCCCAGCAACGGCACGGGGGCTCCGCCTCCTCGGTCTCGGCTTCGGCCTTCGCCAGCGCCTACCGCCAGCCGCCCTCCTATCCGCAGCAGTTCCCCTACCCGCAGGCGCCCTTCGTCAGCCAGTACGAGAACTACGACCCCGCGTCGCGGACCTACGACCAGGGTTTCGTGTACTACCGGCCCGCGGGCGGCGGCATGGGCGCGGGGGCGGCGGCCGTGGCCTCCGCGGGAGTCATCTACCCCTACCAGCCCCGGGCGCGCTACGAGGAGTACGGCGGCGGCGAGGAGCTGCCCGAGTACCCGCCGCAGGGCTTCTACCCAGCCCCCGAGAGGCCCTAtgtgccgccgccgccgccgccaccgccccCCGACGGCCTGGACCGCCGCTACTCGCACAGCCTGTACAGCGAGGGCACCACCGGCTTCGAGCAGGCCTACCCCGACCCCGGCCCCGAGGCGCCGCAGGCCTACGGCGGAGACCCGCGCCTGGGCTGGTACCCGCCCTACGCCAACCCGCCGCCCGAGGCGTACGGGCCACCTCGCGCGCTGGAGCCGCCCTACCTGCCGGTGCGCAGCTCCGACGCGCCCCCGTTGGGTGGGGAGCGGAACGGCGCGCAGCAGGGCCGCCTCAGCGTGGGCAGCGTGTACCGGCCCAACCAGAACGGCCGCG GTCTCCCTGACTTGGTCCCAGACCCCAACTATGTGCAAGCATCCACTTATGTGCAGAGAGCCCACCTGTACTCCCTGCGCTGTGCTGCGGAGGAGAAGTGTCTGGCCAG CACAGCCTATGCCCCTGAGGCCACCGACTACGATGTGCGGGTGCTGCTGCGCTTCCCCCAGCGTGTGAAGAACCAGGGCACAGCGGACTTCCTCCCCAACCGGCCACGGCACACCTGGGAGTGGCACAGCTGCCACCA ACATTACCACAGCATGGACGAGTTCAGCCACTACGACCTACTGGATGCAGCCACAGGCAAGAAGGTGGCTGAGGGCCACAAGGCCAGTTTCTGCCTGGAGGACAGCACCTGTGACTTCGGCAACCTCAAGCGCTATGCATGCACCTCTCATACCCAG GGCCTGAGCCCAGGCTGCTATGACACCTACAACGCAGATATCGACTGCCAGTGGATTGACATAACCGATGTGCAGCCTGGGAACTACATCCTCAAG gtgCACGTGAACCCAAAGTATATTGTTTTAGAGTCTGACTTCACCAACAACGTGGTGAGATGCAACATTCACTACACAGGTCGCTACGTTTCTACAACAAACTGCAAAATTGTCCA